A DNA window from Lachancea thermotolerans CBS 6340 chromosome G complete sequence contains the following coding sequences:
- a CDS encoding heme-dependent oxidative N-demethylase family protein (conserved hypothetical protein), which translates to MIDLSLVLGKHVTFPLLCYVSYLWYMDLKAEQRAEQKADDEHRVPARDQPADEPAKDRSESTIGSKWSPIPLMKEQVTPATSEPDYRPWYATKPYPYKPFKSGEYRLNMGVKPIPLSHWLIMENTYKERIEAKWEIIKKNYKDVMFCLDPAMVNSTGSGGAAPVATGDAAFSEGTLVTLEDVEKCLEAVCELYDHVVGYLCQRFPQYFEVVLSPSSESAGVFHSKVMDEFHPVDPRAYLELENDSLAFIQYRCKNADIVPSKVTDGSVKKDSVGYMSLVTTARTRRAHELILAMARMVEEDKMLLLPNSSGQFNNEYILMAGCFAFAAGFNPRQRFLKPLTLVHGPVPDYKKNLQAHMNRFFHTHQPGRLVLRVNFSFQTHTKLYVTDDNKGADGELIFAKTLDQLRGGRDLFYRSERQCLIKLGPSTNAMCFSIKTYLWSMSEQFLTDEYYSQHGVLQDLYDAVAGMQDNISHYKRKPEWGPALLGLLQKRLQAN; encoded by the coding sequence ATGATAGATCTGAGCCTAGTACTAGGAAAGCATGTGACATTTCCACTGCTGTGCTATGTGTCCTACCTATGGTACATGGACTTGAAGGCAGAGCAGAGGGCGGAACAGAAGGCCGACGATGAGCATCGTGTTCCAGCAAGAGACCAACCTGCAGATGAGCCTGCTAAGGATCGCTCGGAGAGTACCATTGGCTCGAAGTGGTCGCCGATCCCTCTCATGAAAGAGCAAGTTACACCTGCTACGTCGGAGCCAGACTACAGACCCTGGTACGCGACGAAACCGTACCCCTACAAGCCTTTCAAATCCGGCGAGTACCGGCTTAATATGGGCGTCAAACCAATTCCCCTCAGCCACTGGCTGATCATGGAGAACACATACAAGGAAAGGATCGAGGCGAAATGGGAAATCATAAAGAAGAACTACAAGGACGTGATGTTCTGCCTAGACCCCGCAATGGTTAACAGCACGGGAAGTGGCGGGGCAGCCCCTGTCGCCACAGGTGATGCGGCTTTCAGCGAAGGTACTCTCGTTACCCTCGAAGACGTCGAGAAATGCCTAGAGGCAGTGTGCGAGCTCTACGACCATGTCGTTGGCTACCTTTGCCAGAGGTTTCCACAGTACTTCGAGGTCGTACTGTCGCCCTCAAGTGAGTCCGCGGGCGTGTTTCACAGTAAGGTCATGGACGAATTCCACCCCGTCGACCCACGCGCGTACTTAGAGCTCGAGAACGACAGCCTGGCGTTCATCCAGTACCGTTGCAAAAACGCTGACATTGTGCCCTCCAAGGTTACTGACGGCAGCGTCAAGAAGGACAGCGTAGGATACATGTCCCTCGTCACCACGGCCCGGACCAGGCGGGCGCACGAGCTGATCCTGGCTATGGCCAGAATGGTCGAAGAGGATAAGATGCTTCTTCTGCCGAACAGCAGTGGCCAGTTTAACAACGAATACATTCTCATGGCCGGCTGCTTCGCATTCGCCGCAGGCTTCAACCCTCGCCAGCGCTTCCTGAAGCCGCTGACCTTGGTGCACGGGCCCGTCCCAGACTACAAGAAGAACCTGCAAGCTCACATGAACCGCTTCTTCCACACCCACCAGCCGGGGAGACTGGTTCTGCGAGTCAACTTCTCCTTCCAGACCCACACAAAGCTGTACGTGACCGACGACAACAAGGGAGCCGACGGTGAGCTCATCTTCGCCAAGACTCTGGACCAGCTCCGCGGCGGCCGCGACCTGTTCTACCGTTCCGAGCGCCAGTGTCTCATCAAGCTAGGGCCTTCCACAAACGCCATGTGCTTCTCCATCAAGACATACCTGTGGAGTATGTCCGAGCAATTCCTCACTGACGAGTACTACTCTCAGCACGGAGTTCTCCAGGACCTCTACGACGCGGTCGCTGGTATGCAAGACAACATTAGCCACTACAAGCGTAAGCCCGAATGGGGGCCCGCTCTGCTAGGCCTCCTCCAGAAGAGGCTCCAAGCCAATTGA
- the MSP1 gene encoding protein-degrading AAA family ATPase MSP1 (highly similar to uniprot|P28737 Saccharomyces cerevisiae YGR028W MSP1 Mitochondrial protein involved in sorting of proteins in the mitochondria putative membrane-spanning ATPase), which translates to MARSIDLKTIADLSVFVGTGISLYYLITRLLNEAEGGPLSGKSKESRQKQSQTWDKLVAVRPNLKTVTLNSYERSVLASVVLPQDIEVKFSDVGGLEDIIEELTESVIYPLTMSELYTSHSLLTAPRGVLLHGPPGCGKTMIAKALAKESGATFISIRMSSIMDKWYGESNKIVDAIFSLANKIQPCIVFIDEIDSFLRERASSDHEVTAMLKAEFMTLWDGLTSNGRIMILGATNRMADIDSAFLRRLPKRFAIPMPGQEERRKILTVLLKDTALDNEDFDLDLLVNATRGMSGSDLKELCRDAALNAAREYIRQKRQLASTTESDAISEMRPLKNEDFFKNLKLDARVPLGTAGLD; encoded by the coding sequence ATGGCACGCAGCATCGATCTTAAGACAATTGCAGATCTCTCTGTGTTTGTTGGAACCGGTATATCGTTGTATTACCTTATTACAAGGCTTTTGAACGAAGCAGAAGGTGGCCCGCTGTCAGGCAAATCCAAGGAATCTCGCCAGAAGCAGTCGCAGACATGGGACAAACTGGTGGCTGTCAGGCCGAATCTGAAAACAGTAACTTTAAACTCTTACGAGCGTAGCGTACTGGCTTCGGTAGTGTTACCTCAAGACATAGAGGTCAAGTTTTCTGATGTGGGGGGTCTAGAAGACATAATAGAGGAACTAACAGAGAGCGTCATTTACCCACTGACGATGTCGGAATTATACACATCACATTCGCTACTTACAGCACCAAGAGGTGTACTACTGCATGGCCCACCTGGGTGCGGGAAAACCATGATCGCCAAGGCTCTCGCCAAAGAGAGCGGGGCGACGTTTATCTCCATCCGGATGTCTTCCATCATGGACAAATGGTACGGTGAGTCCAACAAGATCGTGGACGCGATCTTTTCGCTCGCAAATAAAATCCAACCATGCATCGTTTTCATAGATGAGATTGACTCGTTCTTGCGGGAGCGCGCCTCTTCGGATCACGAAGTCACCGCAATGTTGAAAGCAGAGTTTATGACCCTATGGGATGGTCTTACAAGCAACGGCAGAATCATGATACTGGGCGCAACGAACCGCATGGCAGACATAGATTCAGCTTTCTTAAGACGGCTACCTAAGAGGTTTGCCATACCGATGCCAGGCCAAGAGGAAAGACGCAAGATTTTGACAGTTCTTCTGAAAGACACCGCCCTTGATaatgaagactttgatCTTGATCTACTCGTGAATGCTACGCGCGGCATGTCCGGTTCAGACTTGAAGGAGCTCTGCAGAGATGCCGCATTGAACGCCGCCCGGGAATATATTCGTCAAAAGCGGCAGTTGGCCTCCACCACGGAATCAGATGCTATAAGCGAAATGAGACCACTGAAGAACgaagacttcttcaagaacctgaAGCTTGATGCTCGGGTGCCGCTAGGAACTGCTGGTTTGGATTAG
- the VRP1 gene encoding Vrp1p (some similarities with uniprot|Q06133 Saccharomyces cerevisiae YLR337C VRP1 Involved in cytoskeletal organization and cellular growth Proline-rich protein verprolin), with amino-acid sequence MAGPPPPPPPMMPGAASGSSKPPAAPQMQMGRDALLGDIRKGARLKKAVTNDRSAPQVGGGVVSGNAPNPPTPASAPPVSQAQAMPPMPLPSGPQLGDILAGGIPKLRSTSGAPRGAPAPPVPGMSAPPTPAAPAPPAHPVPAGSAPGIPGSAPPIPGSAPPAPAAPQIPSSRPHMPSSRPTKRRSNIEGKAPPVPSAPPAPPAPPASAPPLPSSNAPGTPAPLLPQSSAPPAPPVPFAAAPPAPASSAPSVPKSSPSSAPPAPPAPSAPPVPGLPKSSAPPAPPAPPAPPAPPAPPAPPVPSAPALPKSGAPPAPPVPSAPALPKSGAPPAPPAPTLPKSSVPPAPPAPPALPASSAAPQRRAPSAASAPPAPMPAAGGLPFLAEIQKKRDDRFVIGENSKYTTKVEPTNDPEPVKAPTLDKTSQNAPSGQGMSFLDEMNSKLNAQHTKPPASPSIPPPPPTSGAPPVPRAPPAAPPPATKAPPLPSFSAPSTNAAPPPPPPPPVSSLPPPPPPIPTSSSPQAPALPKSSAPGSPPPPPPPPALGSGSSTNHQNAPKPSLGGGLPFLAEIEKKRDDSHVIEGVSSNSGPGKAENRTPSAPSVPAAPAPPVPSLPSFGAPPVPSPAKMASSGSSSSATMPAAPPLPSMGSPVLPTPPAPPAPPMASSDPHSAPPPPPMAPFSPASTATENGGSSKLPPPPPPPSSTATTSHKQRLFSNGDDAQSSHTLNPHTNQPEIKTSNLTISGSATTTGVKLGGTKVTVDDSRFSWGNAGQLPKPRAFSNKTKLYPSGRGSSVPLDLALYL; translated from the coding sequence ATGGCTGGTCCGCCTCCACCTCCACCTCCCATGATGCCTGGGGCAGCTTCTGGTAGCTCGAAGCCGCCTGCGGCGCCACAGATGCAAATGGGTAGAGACGCCCTGCTTGGTGATATAAGGAAGGGCGCCCGCCTAAAGAAGGCTGTCACAAACGATAGAAGCGCACCGCAAGTAGGTGGCGGTGTTGTGTCTGGTAACGCGCCAAACCCCCCTACGCCCGCGTCAGCGCCACCAGTATCACAGGCACAAGCGATGCCGCCAATGCCGCTGCCGTCAGGCCCTCAACTCGGGGACATCCTGGCTGGCGGTATCCCAAAACTGAGGTCGACCTCCGGCGCGCCCAGGGGAGCGCCTGCGCCTCCGGTTCCCGGCATGTCCGCTCCACCAACTCCAGCGGCACCCGCTCCCCCAGCTCATCCAGTTCCTGCGGGATCTGCTCCTGGAATCCCGGGGTCCGCCCCTCCAATCCCAGGCTCAGCGCCTCCAGCACCCGCCGCTCCGCAGATCCCTTCCAGCAGACCTCACATGCCTTCTTCCAGGCCCACCAAAAGGAGATCGAATATCGAAGGGAAAGCGCCGCCCGTACCTTCGGCGCCTCCAGCACCTCCTGCGCCGCCAGCTTCAGCCCCTCCGCTACCTTCGTCGAACGCCCCAGGGACCCCTGCTCCTCTGCTGCCTCAAAGTAGTGCGCCGCCTGCGCCGCCAGTACCATTTGCCGCAGCTCCGCCGGCACCAGCATCTTCGGCCCCATCAGTTCCTAAATCAAGTCCGTCATCAGCGCCTCCAGCGCCGCCGGCTCCATCGGCTCCCCCAGTACCGGGCCTGCCCAAGAGCAGCGCTCCACCGGCGCCACCAGCTCCGCCAGCTCCGCCAgctcctccagctcctccagCACCTCCTGTGCCATCCGCACCTGCTCTACCTAAAAGTGGTGCGCCTCCGGCACCCCCTGTGCCATCCGCACCTGCTCTACCTAAAAGTGGTGCGCCTCCGGCACCTCCAGCACCCACTTTACCAAAGAGCAGCGTACCACCAGCACCCCCAGCACCCCCAGCACTTCCAGCCTCTTCTGCTGCTCCACAACGTAGGGCACCATCCGCAGCTTCTGCACCACCGGCGCCTATGCCTGCCGCTGGGGGCTTGCCGTTCTTGGCCGAGATCCAGAAAAAACGAGACGATAGGTTCGTCATTGGCGAAAACTCCAAGTACACAACAAAAGTTGAGCCAACGAATGATCCAGAACCAGTCAAGGCCCCAACTTTGGATAAAACATCTCAGAATGCTCCCTCGGGCCAAGGAATGTCTTTCCTAGACGAGATGAACTCGAAATTGAATGCACAGCACACTAAGCCGCCTGCTTCACCATCCATACCACCACCTCCCCCAACAAGTGGTGCACCCCCAGTTCCACGTGCCCCTCCTGCCGCACCCCCACCTGCTACAAAAGCACCACCACTGCCTTCTTTCTCCGCCCCCAGTACGAACGCAGCCCCCCCACCACCACCTCCACCTCCAGTTTCTTCATTACCTCCACCACCTCCTCCAATCCCTACATCTTCGTCTCCCCAGGCGCCGGCACTTCCCAAGTCATCGGCGCCAGGTAGTCCTCCGCCACCCCCTCCTCCGCCAGCGCTAGGATCTGGCTCTTCTACAAATCATCAAAATGCGCCGAAGCCTTCTTTAGGTGGCGGCTTGCCATTCCTCGCGGAAATCGAGAAAAAAAGAGACGATTCTCATGTAATTGAGGGCGTATCGAGTAACTCGGGACCAGGAAAAGCCGAAAACAGAACCCCAAGCGCTCCAAGCGTTCCTGCTGCCCCAGCTCCACCCGTCCCTTCTTTGCCATCTTTCGGCGCCCCTCCTGTGCCTTCCCCTGCAAAGATGGCCTCGAGCGGTTCGTCGTCTTCCGCAACGATGCCAGCGGCACCCCCTCTTCCATCTATGGGCTCGCCAGTACTGCCGACTCCACCCGCCCCACCCGCTCCACCAATGGCATCATCAGACCCTCATTCGGCTCCGCCTCCTCCACCAATGGCACCATTCTCCCCTGCTTCAACCGCTACTGAAAATGGTGGATCTTCTAAGCTCCCTCCTCCTCCCCCACCACCATCTAGCACTGCAACAACTTCACACAAACAAAGACTATTTTCGAATGGTGATGATGCGCAATCAAGCCATACCTTGAATCCGCACACCAACCAGCCCGAAATTAAAACAAGCAACTTAACCATCAGTGGCAGTGCGACCACAACAGGTGTCAAGCTAGGCGGTACCAAAGTTACCGTCGACGACAGTCGCTTCAGCTGGGGCAACGCTGGGCAACTGCCGAAGCCAAGGGCAttcagcaacaaaacaaagttgTACCCCAGTGGAAGGGGAAGCAGTGTTCCGCTGGATCTGGCATTATACTTGTAG
- the ERV1 gene encoding flavin-linked sulfhydryl oxidase (similar to uniprot|P27882 Saccharomyces cerevisiae YGR029W ERV1 Flavin-linked sulfhydryl oxidase localized to the mitochondrial intermembrane space has a role in the maturation of cytosolic iron-sulfur proteins ortholog of human hepatopoietin (ALR)) — protein sequence MTGQRDDDSTKPKVGFSGRKIIYDEDGKPCRSCNSLLDFQLATGRISIPSPGKVPAAKMAAPAKQTTPASYPKVEPPDVEELGRSSWTLLHSIAAKYPQKPNEIQKGEMKQFMTIFSHVYPCWWCAKDFEKFIRENSPKVDSREELGRWMCEAHNSVNEKLGKKAFDCNLWEKRWKDGWD from the exons ATGACGGGGCAGCGCGATGATGATTCTACGAAACCTAAGGTCGGGTTTTCGGGAAGGAAAATAATATACGATGAAGATGGCAAACC ATGCCGGTCCTGTAATTCATTACTAGACTTTCAGCTTGCCACGGGTAGGATTTCCATTCCATCTCCCGGTAAAGTACCAGCAGCTAAGATGGCCGCACCAGCTAAACAAACCACGCCAGCGAGTTACCCAAAAGTGGAACCTCCAGACGTGGAAGAACTGGGTCGGTCAAGCTGGACCTTACTTCACAGTATAGCAGCAAAATATCCCCAGAAGCCAAATGAAATCCAGAAGGGAGAGATGAAGCAGTTCATGACTATTTTCTCGCACGTTTACCCCTGCTGGTGGTGTGCAAAAGACTTCGAGAAATTTATACGGGAAAACTCTCCCAAGGTTGACTCTCgcgaagaacttggaagatgGATGTGCGAGGCTCACAACAGCGTCAACGAGAAGCTTGGtaagaaagcttttgactGCAATTTGTGGGAGAAGAGGTGGAAAGATGGATGGGACTAA